A window of Candidatus Dojkabacteria bacterium contains these coding sequences:
- a CDS encoding M23 family metallopeptidase, producing MGSKGIKRRYRKATIFVTALSLVVSALLFAGSVRSGYPSISSRESLPSEPVAQKPYIPQHIYAVPASNEVLSQQDSLKLIWPVERGLGKITQCVSAAHNGIDIAHPGYPDVIAAHRGKVTFAGCEPRNCPPDGEEQGGEGLARSVIIEHESGLSTVYGHLNEVYVKTGFFVEAGTSIGQMGRTGKTNGGVHLHFMLAEWGKNKVYNPAKFMDPIECPDGD from the coding sequence ATGGGATCAAAAGGGATCAAACGCAGATATAGAAAAGCTACGATTTTTGTAACAGCTTTAAGCCTTGTGGTATCAGCACTTCTATTCGCAGGGTCGGTGAGAAGCGGCTACCCGTCGATAAGCAGTAGAGAGAGCTTACCTTCAGAGCCTGTCGCTCAGAAACCATATATTCCGCAGCATATATATGCTGTACCCGCATCGAACGAAGTATTGTCACAGCAGGACTCGTTAAAGCTTATCTGGCCTGTGGAACGTGGCCTCGGAAAAATAACCCAATGCGTTTCGGCTGCTCACAACGGTATCGATATAGCGCATCCAGGATATCCAGATGTAATAGCTGCACATCGCGGTAAAGTGACCTTTGCCGGTTGCGAGCCGAGAAACTGCCCGCCCGACGGTGAAGAGCAGGGTGGCGAAGGGTTAGCTAGGAGTGTGATAATCGAGCACGAATCAGGCTTATCAACGGTATATGGTCACCTTAACGAAGTTTATGTAAAAACTGGATTCTTTGTCGAGGCTGGCACCTCAATCGGTCAGATGGGTCGAACAGGCAAGACGAACGGTGGTGTACACTTGCACTTTATGTTGGCGGAATGGGGGAAGAACAAAGTGTACAATCCTGCGAAATTTATGGACCCGATTGAGTGTCCGGATGGGGATTAG
- a CDS encoding PrgI family protein yields MKQHPIPQNILDVEFKLFTKFTVREFIYMAAGIGFGGIFLYFATRGELTYFIAVPIFLISSAIGLFLGLVPINEQKADTFLTNYIAAITRPTRRVWRNEQFDRKVEGIAEQRGLVMTQGEMSRNELPASSKNQKSKIIGGVDPSEMGSNQFMQSSQVTQALDMEEEQRLAEIENIASTQVSMQSSMPQPQPMQQEGTAVPESTAPAQPEQPAVEQPQMVHQVTPLPARPRVTITKENISQFQYSIEGLELHPNTIYLHLQDSSQPLHRAMVMLRDTSENILQVYQTDGAGNLVNAKPLKPGEYLVDIEYGQYNFPRLHYVIEQGIYPPILVTPLN; encoded by the coding sequence ATGAAGCAGCATCCGATACCACAAAATATATTGGACGTAGAGTTTAAGCTTTTTACGAAATTTACAGTTCGTGAATTTATCTATATGGCCGCAGGGATAGGCTTTGGTGGGATTTTTCTCTACTTTGCCACTCGTGGAGAGCTCACATACTTCATTGCTGTCCCAATCTTCTTGATCTCTTCAGCAATAGGGCTATTCCTCGGATTGGTGCCAATAAATGAGCAGAAAGCCGATACATTCCTTACCAACTATATTGCAGCAATTACTCGACCAACCAGGCGAGTATGGCGCAATGAGCAGTTTGACCGGAAGGTAGAAGGGATTGCTGAGCAGCGCGGACTAGTAATGACACAGGGCGAGATGTCGCGTAATGAACTCCCAGCATCTTCCAAGAACCAGAAGAGTAAGATCATAGGTGGAGTTGATCCAAGTGAGATGGGGTCAAATCAATTCATGCAAAGCTCTCAGGTGACCCAGGCTCTCGACATGGAGGAGGAGCAGAGGCTGGCGGAGATTGAAAATATTGCTTCAACACAGGTCAGCATGCAGAGCAGTATGCCACAGCCACAACCGATGCAACAGGAAGGCACAGCAGTGCCTGAGAGTACCGCACCAGCACAGCCCGAGCAACCCGCAGTTGAGCAGCCACAGATGGTACACCAGGTAACACCGCTCCCGGCTCGACCTCGTGTAACAATTACCAAGGAGAACATCTCCCAATTCCAGTACAGTATTGAGGGCTTGGAGCTACACCCAAACACGATCTACCTCCACCTCCAGGACAGCTCGCAGCCACTTCACCGCGCTATGGTAATGCTTAGAGATACCTCAGAAAACATATTGCAGGTGTATCAGACAGATGGAGCCGGCAACCTAGTAAATGCAAAGCCGCTTAAGCCAGGTGAGTACCTTGTAGACATAGAGTACGGCCAGTATAATTTCCCAAGACTTCACTATGTAATTGAGCAAGGTATATATCCACCAATTTTAGTGACCCCTTTAAATTAG
- a CDS encoding GreA/GreB family elongation factor, which produces MEPILLTQSGIEELQMQVSKLEVMLQRRKASVNRTVEWYGSDDEQYFDRLEIKNETQAELDKYKDILRKAKSVETVTTRSTDVVELGSIVHLVNPDTHYEMQVVSSVEANPLKNKISVDSPIGQAVIGRKVGDLVDVSTPVGKAQFRVDRIS; this is translated from the coding sequence ATGGAACCAATTCTATTGACTCAGTCGGGGATCGAAGAGCTGCAGATGCAAGTTAGCAAGCTTGAGGTTATGCTTCAAAGAAGAAAAGCCTCAGTTAACCGAACGGTAGAGTGGTATGGCTCTGACGATGAACAATACTTTGACAGATTAGAAATTAAAAATGAGACACAGGCAGAGTTAGATAAATATAAAGATATTCTCAGAAAAGCTAAGAGTGTCGAGACCGTAACTACAAGAAGCACAGATGTAGTGGAACTGGGCTCTATAGTCCATCTGGTTAACCCCGACACCCATTACGAGATGCAGGTAGTCTCAAGCGTAGAGGCAAACCCTCTCAAAAATAAGATCTCTGTCGACTCACCTATCGGGCAGGCTGTCATAGGAAGAAAAGTCGGAGACTTGGTAGATGTGAGTACACCAGTAGGCAAGGCACAATTCCGGGTTGATAGGATATCATGA
- a CDS encoding HD domain-containing protein: MTPTPHTQLKFDRELLPTALAELTRESEKVNLALNLVYTKLSGKVRGNVGDNAFYHACRVANYILTRLGIRDIDTVVSAILHDAVEEFAVTTEAMHNVFGPEITSNVRCLTRSKYSDTKQPAKTFQKASQNWKLADASLSVKIIKLSDRIDNLQGVIGVSSSDPRSLKIPYWIIETRLSLLHFAKATHQLLYEDLIDVVKALEYQLTPEESELVDHYLRSANIPSDIRKHLQEYAG; encoded by the coding sequence ATGACACCAACACCGCACACACAGCTTAAGTTTGACAGAGAGCTATTACCAACCGCTCTTGCGGAGCTCACAAGGGAAAGCGAGAAAGTTAATCTTGCGCTCAATCTCGTATATACAAAGCTAAGCGGTAAAGTGAGAGGGAATGTAGGAGATAACGCCTTTTACCATGCCTGCAGGGTAGCAAATTATATCCTGACCAGGCTTGGTATTCGCGATATTGATACCGTTGTCTCGGCAATACTCCACGATGCTGTAGAAGAATTCGCCGTAACCACTGAAGCAATGCACAATGTCTTTGGACCTGAGATCACAAGTAATGTGAGGTGCCTAACTCGCAGCAAGTATAGCGACACAAAGCAACCAGCAAAAACATTTCAAAAAGCTAGTCAGAATTGGAAATTAGCGGATGCCTCACTTTCAGTGAAGATTATCAAACTGTCAGACCGAATCGACAACCTCCAAGGCGTTATTGGAGTCAGCAGCTCGGATCCTCGTTCTCTGAAGATCCCTTACTGGATAATTGAGACGCGGCTTTCGCTGCTTCACTTCGCGAAGGCGACCCACCAGCTTCTTTACGAAGACCTTATAGATGTAGTAAAAGCCCTCGAGTATCAACTAACACCGGAAGAGAGCGAGCTAGTCGATCACTACCTTCGCAGTGCTAACATACCCAGCGATATCAGGAAACATCTCCAAGAATACGCTGGCTGA
- a CDS encoding ATP-binding protein produces the protein MSTTQPFEKDPNRFTKTHQSKTQQMIDKRNETLDPGKKINDFQRQVKEDRLKTKELEDKERYDPTVIKKRSPLQNFLAYLPVIGKNYAPKNDEEQIAAEEQAVDGRKIEGLTIEDLIAPIDMEVDFNHLKIGDWYFQTYFVSPQGYPRFVGPNWLSPIINFEHSLYISTFYYPVDSKVILQKLKRKIGEMEATLYSQMEGRKAVDPTLKVALTDAQQLQDSIAEGTEKFFHFGMYVTIQSKDKDELEKIGKNVTSTLASMNVTAKPAVLQQEQGLISTQPLGLDKMFITRNMDTTSLATTFPFVTSELTMDHGIMYGINQHNRSLVIFDRFDMENANTVVFARSGAGKSYFVKLEAVRSLMFGTELIIIDPEKEYERLCQAVGGAYISFSQDKGDKMNPFELSGLGQDEDELRIKMLSLQGFFRLMMGQLNPIEIAILDRALILTYREKGITLDPATQRNADYPLLEDLYKVLKGMAEPEARSMASRLERYIIGSAKGVFNERSTVEINNPFTVFSIRDMADELRPMVMYLMLDYIWTRIRRDMKRRILIVDEAWYMMQNEDSAKFLYGMAKRARKYYLGLTTITQDVDDFLKNDMGRAIITNSSIQFLMKQSPAAIDRLTGTFNLSEGEKQYLLTADKGQGLFFAGANHVAIQVVSSQAEHELITSDPKDLERMRAEEAQGIKKQRPLEELAMMYDPPAVQDPIKDRVRRDKTNVISRAVQSRKEQVDQMIEDRLKYHAVPQSDVNTQGMVDMDGDGIAETYASMSDMVSAERDALQKGRSHITSQGIVGGTVPVESTAPTPPPSQPAQPGYESPDFGSPEEPTNPVQ, from the coding sequence ATGAGCACCACACAACCATTTGAAAAAGATCCAAACCGCTTCACTAAGACTCACCAGTCTAAGACTCAGCAGATGATCGATAAGCGAAATGAGACACTCGACCCAGGAAAGAAGATCAATGATTTCCAGCGACAGGTCAAAGAGGATCGCCTCAAAACCAAAGAGCTCGAAGATAAAGAGCGATATGACCCAACAGTAATCAAGAAACGTAGCCCACTCCAAAACTTCCTCGCCTATCTCCCCGTTATCGGTAAAAACTACGCGCCGAAGAATGATGAGGAACAGATAGCCGCAGAAGAGCAAGCGGTAGATGGGCGAAAAATCGAAGGGCTTACAATCGAAGACCTTATCGCCCCAATCGACATGGAGGTAGATTTTAACCACCTGAAGATTGGCGACTGGTACTTCCAGACATATTTTGTTAGCCCGCAGGGCTATCCACGTTTTGTCGGGCCGAACTGGCTCTCGCCTATAATTAACTTCGAGCATTCGCTCTATATCAGCACTTTCTATTACCCAGTAGATTCGAAGGTGATTTTGCAAAAGTTAAAGCGCAAGATCGGTGAGATGGAGGCAACGTTGTACTCGCAGATGGAAGGCCGCAAAGCCGTCGATCCCACGCTCAAAGTAGCCCTAACCGACGCTCAGCAGCTTCAAGACTCGATCGCAGAGGGCACCGAGAAATTCTTCCACTTCGGGATGTATGTCACCATTCAATCAAAAGACAAGGATGAGCTCGAAAAGATCGGCAAGAATGTGACATCGACTTTAGCCTCGATGAATGTGACTGCAAAGCCAGCGGTTCTCCAGCAGGAGCAAGGACTGATCAGCACACAGCCGCTCGGCTTGGACAAGATGTTTATTACCCGAAATATGGATACGACATCGTTGGCTACTACATTCCCATTTGTCACCTCGGAGCTCACCATGGATCATGGGATCATGTATGGGATCAACCAGCATAACCGAAGCTTGGTTATCTTTGACCGATTCGATATGGAGAATGCAAATACAGTTGTATTTGCCAGGTCGGGTGCTGGTAAGAGCTACTTCGTGAAGCTGGAAGCGGTGAGAAGCCTGATGTTTGGGACAGAATTGATAATTATCGACCCTGAGAAAGAGTACGAGAGACTGTGCCAAGCTGTTGGCGGTGCATATATCTCATTCTCACAAGATAAAGGCGACAAGATGAATCCATTTGAGCTGTCAGGACTTGGGCAAGATGAAGATGAGTTGAGGATTAAGATGCTCTCATTACAGGGCTTCTTCAGGCTAATGATGGGACAGTTGAACCCTATTGAAATTGCAATCTTGGATCGTGCCTTAATCCTGACCTATCGCGAGAAAGGGATCACACTCGATCCTGCGACCCAGCGAAACGCCGATTACCCTCTGCTTGAGGACCTGTACAAGGTATTGAAAGGCATGGCAGAGCCTGAAGCGCGAAGCATGGCAAGCCGCCTCGAACGATATATCATCGGCTCAGCCAAGGGCGTGTTCAATGAACGGAGCACGGTCGAAATTAATAATCCGTTCACAGTATTTAGCATCCGTGATATGGCCGACGAGCTCCGTCCGATGGTTATGTATCTGATGCTGGACTATATCTGGACCAGAATTCGACGTGACATGAAGCGACGGATCTTGATCGTGGATGAGGCGTGGTACATGATGCAAAATGAGGACTCAGCCAAATTCTTGTACGGCATGGCGAAACGAGCACGTAAATATTACCTCGGACTCACGACAATCACTCAAGATGTTGATGATTTCCTTAAGAATGATATGGGACGCGCTATTATTACTAACTCTTCGATCCAATTCTTGATGAAGCAGAGCCCAGCTGCGATTGACCGGCTCACTGGCACTTTCAACTTATCAGAAGGTGAGAAACAGTATCTATTAACTGCCGACAAGGGTCAGGGCTTATTCTTCGCTGGAGCAAACCATGTGGCTATCCAGGTGGTATCCAGCCAAGCCGAGCATGAGCTTATTACCTCCGATCCGAAAGACCTCGAGAGAATGCGTGCCGAAGAAGCACAAGGCATTAAGAAACAACGCCCGCTCGAGGAGCTTGCGATGATGTATGACCCGCCAGCAGTCCAAGATCCAATCAAAGATCGCGTCCGCAGGGACAAAACAAATGTAATCAGCCGTGCAGTCCAGAGCCGCAAGGAGCAGGTTGACCAGATGATTGAGGATAGGCTGAAGTATCATGCTGTACCACAATCGGATGTAAACACTCAAGGCATGGTGGATATGGATGGTGATGGCATTGCCGAAACATACGCATCTATGTCAGACATGGTAAGCGCGGAAAGAGATGCATTGCAAAAAGGTAGGTCACATATCACTTCACAGGGCATTGTTGGAGGCACGGTTCCTGTTGAATCAACAGCTCCGACTCCACCACCAAGTCAGCCAGCCCAGCCAGGATATGAATCTCCAGATTTTGGGAGTCCCGAGGAGCCAACCAACCCAGTCCAATAA
- a CDS encoding nucleotidyltransferase domain-containing protein has protein sequence MKLSDKSNKSMDADRVEAVIKMIAFRKQMEKRLDSSIAKRYWGNDIVELLENLGGKELVNKWIADSDAIFESRRAEQLRYAERIIKEKWYLRYGVLFVGVSGSLAAGTYKEEDDIDLFVVTKDYTAWIYRGLVKLFGKGIVRYFNEDENSGKLCINFVCEERGTTFDEDIFTLHELLHLQPVYNKEYHLKLLSSNPWVATKFQVSMPASLESARTRSSNFIKIANSAARKLQILYMRRTSHAPDTTRINESYRRGRIEFYPSQFHEMVMKQYEQAYSEIKGEFKKHT, from the coding sequence ATGAAATTAAGCGATAAAAGCAATAAAAGTATGGATGCAGATCGCGTCGAGGCAGTAATCAAAATGATTGCTTTTCGAAAGCAGATGGAGAAGAGGCTCGACAGCTCAATTGCAAAACGCTATTGGGGTAACGATATCGTTGAGTTGCTTGAGAATCTTGGTGGTAAGGAGCTAGTCAATAAGTGGATAGCGGATAGCGACGCGATCTTTGAGTCGCGTCGCGCGGAGCAGCTGAGGTATGCAGAAAGAATTATTAAAGAGAAGTGGTATTTGCGATACGGAGTACTGTTTGTAGGAGTATCGGGATCGCTTGCAGCAGGCACTTATAAAGAAGAGGATGATATCGATCTGTTTGTGGTTACCAAGGATTACACTGCCTGGATCTATCGTGGGCTCGTGAAGCTATTTGGAAAAGGGATCGTTCGCTATTTTAATGAAGATGAAAATTCAGGCAAATTATGCATTAACTTCGTATGCGAGGAGAGAGGGACTACTTTTGATGAAGATATATTTACATTGCACGAGCTGCTACACCTACAGCCGGTATATAATAAGGAGTACCATCTGAAGCTACTTAGTAGTAATCCTTGGGTGGCTACTAAGTTTCAGGTGTCGATGCCCGCAAGTCTGGAGAGTGCCCGCACCAGATCATCAAACTTTATTAAAATTGCAAACAGTGCCGCACGAAAACTTCAGATCTTATACATGCGACGCACCAGTCATGCTCCAGATACCACACGCATAAATGAGAGTTATCGCAGGGGCAGGATCGAGTTTTATCCCTCCCAATTTCATGAAATGGTAATGAAGCAGTACGAGCAGGCATATAGCGAAATAAAGGGAGAATTTAAGAAGCATACTTGA
- a CDS encoding AAA family ATPase: protein MNHQDQFLNNSNLAPGQSVGSISAQPAVVTPPVAQPAVVTPPVAQPAPVTPLPVDQPAVSEELAAAVQSSPAAPDPIKIAEATTSAISTTEALNDSNIAVDSSTPIVEQAPPKAKASPSTDSEVIEEIEELEQKVNSSQMPEELREKALRSIERLYRMAKRGSYTGEFETVEKYIYWITSIPWGTYTEDRLDVANAKGIMDKTHYGMDTVKNLVLDYLAVMQLKNSAIAAQGQNSAQPTVTPGAASASVTPVAPEMAILRGSSANAPVMLFVGLQGVGKTSIAKSIAMAMGRDFTRVALGAIGSVQALRGQSKAFLDAEPGQVVKALIRTKSMNPVILLDEIDKASGQSGLLNDIMAALLEILDPEQNSAFIDHYIDHPIDLSKVFFICTANNLGTLSAALLDRMEVIRFTSYNDEEKTTIAKNFSFPKVIENTGLRPDQIVIEENVWPLLVRPVGFDAGLRQLERNLATMVRAVARKIVEGAPAPIVITTENLKEFVLPDQGPLS from the coding sequence ATGAACCACCAAGACCAATTCCTAAACAACTCAAATCTGGCACCAGGGCAAAGTGTCGGGAGCATATCAGCTCAGCCTGCAGTGGTAACGCCGCCAGTAGCTCAGCCTGCAGTGGTAACGCCGCCAGTAGCGCAGCCTGCTCCAGTAACTCCACTACCCGTTGATCAGCCAGCTGTCTCAGAAGAGCTAGCTGCAGCTGTTCAAAGCTCTCCAGCCGCACCCGATCCGATTAAGATCGCCGAGGCTACAACTTCTGCAATCAGTACGACTGAAGCATTAAATGATTCAAACATAGCTGTAGATAGCAGCACGCCAATCGTTGAGCAAGCTCCACCGAAAGCAAAAGCAAGTCCATCTACCGACAGCGAGGTAATTGAAGAGATAGAAGAGCTAGAGCAGAAAGTTAATAGCTCGCAGATGCCAGAGGAGCTTCGGGAAAAAGCCTTACGATCAATCGAGAGATTGTATCGCATGGCGAAGCGAGGAAGCTACACAGGTGAATTTGAGACGGTAGAGAAATATATCTATTGGATTACAAGCATCCCGTGGGGGACATACACTGAAGATAGGCTTGATGTCGCGAACGCTAAGGGGATCATGGACAAGACACACTACGGTATGGATACAGTCAAAAATTTGGTACTCGATTATCTGGCTGTGATGCAGCTCAAGAATAGTGCGATTGCTGCGCAAGGCCAGAATTCAGCTCAGCCGACTGTCACGCCTGGTGCTGCATCAGCCTCTGTCACACCTGTAGCCCCGGAGATGGCTATCCTTCGAGGATCATCCGCAAACGCCCCTGTGATGCTATTCGTCGGATTGCAGGGTGTTGGTAAGACCTCGATTGCCAAGTCGATCGCTATGGCGATGGGGAGAGATTTCACAAGGGTCGCGCTTGGGGCCATCGGCAGTGTGCAAGCATTGCGTGGGCAGTCTAAGGCATTTCTCGATGCTGAGCCAGGACAGGTGGTGAAAGCATTGATCCGCACCAAGAGCATGAACCCGGTCATCCTACTAGACGAGATAGATAAGGCAAGCGGCCAGAGTGGATTGCTCAACGATATTATGGCAGCGTTGTTGGAGATACTTGACCCAGAGCAGAACAGCGCCTTTATCGACCATTACATTGATCACCCGATCGATCTATCGAAAGTATTTTTCATCTGTACGGCGAACAACCTGGGGACATTGTCTGCAGCACTTCTAGACCGCATGGAGGTTATCCGCTTTACCAGCTACAACGACGAAGAGAAGACAACAATCGCCAAGAATTTCTCATTCCCGAAGGTGATAGAGAATACTGGACTCCGACCAGATCAGATAGTGATCGAAGAAAATGTATGGCCACTACTTGTACGCCCTGTTGGCTTCGATGCAGGACTGCGCCAGCTTGAGAGAAATCTCGCGACTATGGTGCGCGCAGTCGCCAGGAAGATAGTTGAGGGTGCACCAGCTCCTATTGTTATAACGACTGAAAATCTAAAAGAATTTGTATTGCCTGACCAAGGGCCGTTAAGCTAG
- a CDS encoding winged helix-turn-helix domain-containing protein encodes MKTRKELRQQVVSLLPNGNYITLVGMNGSGKSDFLRQLDDENRETNPNNAIVLVRASALIDITVESFYGLLISTMLDVLGVAYEDSSQALLSKDLYKLNKAASKIISEYLLDKEKSVTIVVTNIDRYAHLGPQFYMSLRGLREQDINRIGYIFTGNTDLLRKLTRECVGSFEEVLNALVLRLSVDDYQYFEEVIESAAKRYKYPVTKEEKKHIHSIAGGHASFIKYTVQYLLENGECEVNNLLEYEPIKTRIMRLVDEMGSDLYRYYSTTEPSNMEDGSSELDQLIKAGFIIKPADGGYADSIPILRAYSKTHPAAASAEVKVENADIQGESNHTKSDPEVRDGNIYFDGETIGDELSEREFELLSLFVQNYGKVVTRDDVAEILWKSRSIEKYSDWAIDQTISRLRKKLPQGVTIKTIKGRGFKLGR; translated from the coding sequence ATGAAGACTCGAAAAGAGTTGAGGCAACAAGTCGTTTCACTCCTGCCCAACGGTAACTATATTACCCTTGTCGGCATGAACGGCTCCGGCAAAAGCGATTTCCTCAGGCAACTCGATGACGAGAACCGAGAGACTAACCCAAACAATGCGATTGTACTTGTTAGAGCATCAGCGCTGATCGATATTACTGTTGAGTCATTTTACGGACTATTGATTAGCACCATGCTAGACGTGCTAGGCGTTGCTTATGAAGACAGTAGCCAAGCTCTATTGAGTAAGGACTTGTACAAACTAAATAAAGCAGCCAGCAAGATTATCTCCGAGTATCTACTAGATAAAGAGAAATCTGTGACCATCGTTGTGACGAATATTGATAGATACGCACATCTTGGACCACAATTCTATATGAGTCTGAGAGGTCTGCGAGAGCAAGATATCAATCGCATCGGCTATATCTTCACAGGCAATACCGACCTTTTAAGAAAGTTGACGAGAGAGTGTGTAGGATCATTTGAAGAGGTTTTGAACGCTCTAGTCCTCAGGCTTTCTGTAGATGATTACCAGTACTTTGAGGAGGTTATTGAATCCGCAGCAAAGAGGTATAAGTATCCGGTGACAAAGGAGGAGAAGAAACATATTCATAGCATTGCCGGGGGGCATGCAAGTTTTATCAAATATACAGTTCAATATCTCTTGGAGAATGGCGAGTGTGAGGTAAACAACCTGCTCGAGTACGAACCAATCAAAACAAGGATAATGAGATTAGTTGATGAAATGGGCTCTGATCTGTACAGATATTACTCAACGACTGAACCTTCAAATATGGAGGATGGCTCATCAGAACTTGACCAGCTGATTAAAGCAGGTTTCATCATAAAGCCAGCAGATGGTGGTTATGCAGACTCTATACCGATACTCAGGGCCTACTCAAAGACTCACCCGGCAGCTGCTTCAGCAGAGGTTAAGGTTGAAAATGCTGACATCCAAGGAGAGTCAAACCATACGAAGAGCGACCCAGAGGTACGTGATGGAAACATCTACTTCGACGGTGAGACTATAGGTGACGAACTTTCAGAGAGAGAGTTTGAGCTTTTATCACTCTTTGTCCAAAACTATGGGAAAGTTGTCACTAGAGACGATGTTGCCGAAATTCTTTGGAAATCACGTTCCATAGAGAAGTATTCTGATTGGGCAATAGATCAGACAATTTCTCGTCTAAGAAAGAAGTTACCTCAAGGAGTAACTATTAAAACCATTAAGGGCAGAGGTTTCAAACTTGGCAGGTAG